Below is a genomic region from Culicoides brevitarsis isolate CSIRO-B50_1 chromosome 2, AGI_CSIRO_Cbre_v1, whole genome shotgun sequence.
TCCTGCCAATTCACTAAATTCGTAGAGTTAAAAACttctgaatttttgatgagattttGCGCGGCATAGCACGAAttccattttaatttcatacttTCGTTCGACAAAATATTCACTTCGATCATCGAGacgcaatttttgatgatttttgtattttcttcgGAATTTACGACATGCGACGCGGTAACAAGTCTCAAAATATTGCCAATGCATCGAATAAGGTTCACacgaactttttcattttctttaggATTTCTCGAACAGAGCTCCAGTAAACTCATGATGGCTTGCGGGGACATTTCCATTTCCGTTGCTTCGATGAGAACGTCACTGATGTGCGCCAAACACCACGAAGATTTGATTTTTCCCTGAACATTTGactctaaaaacatttttttcgtcagtTCGAGCGTGTTGTCGATGAAACAAACGTCTTCGTTGAGGATTGGGAAGTGAGCCATGATCGCGAGACATCGAATTGACGCCGCTTTTACCAAATAATCGTCGTCGTAGGAGGTTCCGGTGATgaaagaaatgaagaaaagttGCTTTTCGCGTGAAAGACGGTCGTAAATGCACTCCAAAAAGGCAAAACTGTCGCAAATGTGACACCGGATGCTCGAAGAGTTGTCCGTATTTTGTAATTCTGCAACAGCGAACGATAGAATTTCATTCCAGAACGCGTAATAATTCTCACTGAGGTCGGAAACGTCGTTGCTAGACGATAAATGCGTGTTGATATGTTGTGTGATGCCATAAAGAGCTCTTGCGGAGTGAAGTTTCACATCAGGGGACGGATCTTGCAACGAATGAAGAATACACTGAGCGATTTTCGGCAAGTACGGTatgtaaaaatgaataaatgggGCAGCTACTTGCAATACTTGGAGACTTTGGATGCGAAGACTAGCAGCAATTGTTAAATTTGGCATGTTTTGGTCCGGAATTAGGTTGGAAAAGATCGTTTCAAGTATCCAATTCCTAtggaaaaaggtaaaaattttaaatttttcattaaaattgattttaaatgaaatttcttactCTTGTTGATGCTCCAGACGAGCCTTATCGATACCAAGAACACTTAAAATCGAAGCCTCACTTATGCCGTTGATCCCGAGGAACGATTCAACAACCGTTAAACACGCAACTTTGATCGTCAAGTCCTTATGTAGCAACAATTCCTTCGTagaatgcaaaaatttctcgaTTATTGGCAATAAAACGCTGTTGAAGGTCGTTGCGCCGATCAACGTGCACAAACACTTCAAAATTTGAGTCGTCACAGTGATATGGGATTCAGTTTCAAGCATTTCTGTGATCGTTGAGTAAATATATTTCATCGAAATCCCCAAAGAAACGGTATATGGCGTGAACGAATATGGTGAGTTGtcactaaaaagtaaaatttcatgaaaaaaattaaaatttttgaagaaaattttaaaacttaccacAATTCGGCATGTTGCAAGTACTGACGAACCTTAAAAATGATCACAGAAGCCGTTTGCAAGGCCATCGAACGACATTTGGCAGAAGGATCTGTCTTCATTATCGATAAAAGTGACGTTGCGGGTGCCTCATCGAAGAAAATGTACCAATTTCCGAACAATTTTCGCCTTTCCGTGACTTGGCAAGTGGTTAACAGGAGATTCATTGCATTCGATTTCAATCGGTGACGCGTATGGATGTGCGGCGATTCCGTATCTGACTGTTCCGAGTCACTAGATTGCTTCATGCTGAACGTGGGAACCGTTAATCTCGTATTTGGAGCCtcattttgttgcttttttgccGTTTTATTCATCACTCGAGgtcgtttcttctttttattcgCAGCTGGCGTCGTGGCATCGTACAAAAGTGAGGGCTCGTCATCGTCGGGCATCATCATTGTCGATGCGGTGACCTTCGAGGGCTTGTTAACACCTTCATCGAGACTCGCAAATGCCTTAAAACAACCTAAAATGAACTGCAAATGGTCCGAATCTTCGATCCAAGAGGCACGAAGCAGCAACAAGTGATTAAAAACGTTCAAACAACTTCCGGCAAACGCGAAATATTTCGAACCAAAGTTCGAGGGAGTCACAGCAAGCAGCAAAAACATCAATTGTGacgaaattttctcaattccATCAATTCCCGCTTCAGACAATTCCGGTGATTTGTAACAAATGATCTCGACAGTCCTCACAACGGCAATTAATGTATCCTGTGCCTCCGAATCTGTCTCTAAATTCTTATTTCCGCAACATTTCTGCAAAAATCCAAGTACCACAGACCCTTTTTCGCAAATTTCCGTTTGAATTTTCGGCGACACGACATCCGAATGCTTCAAAACGATCGTCAACGACTTGAAACACTCGAATTTAATCCCATTTTCTTTGACCAAAGCGTCGAAAATCCAGTTTTGGCAGTCGATGGCAACAGTTCCCGTTAAACTTGGCTTCGATTGTGACactaatttgttaattaagaGGAAAGATTTGCAGTATAAGGCTTCGTCGAGGTCTTGGAGTTGTGTGAGGAGACGAATTATTGCggtaatttcaattaaaggcATGTAACGACAACTGTCGGAGCTGTTAACTTCATTCAAAAGCACCTGAAAACCGGAACAGAAGGTGAGtcatgattgaaattttttgaaaattatgaaatttttgaggatTCTTACGTGTAATTGTTGCTTCTGTTGaggattaaagttttttagggTCTCTTTAAGGCAGTAAAATGGGTCCATGACTCGATTTTGGgtgatttttctcttaaatttagtattttaaagagaaattttcattaaaagcacCCTTTTGAAGTGCATGAAAgttaatttcaaaacaaatcgtGCAGGGATGGACCTTCGTTGAAGTCATTtatggggcaaaaatttttaaaaagggcccttttctacaaaaaaaatttttttaaattaaatttaggccgctccaaattttttttgaagtcatgccccatttcatcgaggggcaaaataaaaaaaagttgaaaatgacatcaaaattgacagttggttttttttaatagtttttcaagaatttttaaaaagggcccttttctacaaaaaaaaatttttttaaattaaattttaagacaaattttaataattttcaataattttcttacattttcaGGTCCAAAGCATTCGATCCCTTGCCAATTTCAGCTCCATTTCCATCCCTGATCCAATTTTTGACACTTGACAAGAAACGTCAAAGCTTTGTTTTGGTCGTACGAACATCAATTCGCAAATTTCCTGCGCTTTTCAAGTGAATTCCtgcaaaaaaccaaaaaattccgGATAAAATCCCATCAGAAACGCCCCAATTTGTGATTTATTGAGTAAGAATGGCGAGCGCACTCGAACATTACGTCAATAAAGTGCGAAACTTGAgtgaaggtaatttttttccgcaaTCTCATTGTcgcaaaattaacttttcccGTGGTTTTTCAGGCAATGTTCGTGAGTTAGTGGATTATTTGAACGAATCGCTCGAGTTGCTGACCCGAAATACCAACATTTTGGACAATGTGCTCGAGACGCTCGACATTCAGCAACACTCGCTCGGTTATATGTACATTTTGCTGGCGAAATTCGCCGACACACCGGCTGCCACTCAAGCGCTCCTTGACACAGACACGGTTGTGAAACTTCTGCGTAACTTTACGAACTTGTGCAATGGCGAGCAAGTGAGATCCGCACCAAATCAATGtaagttttgacttttttcagttttttgaggtaaaaaaattgtttttttttgtagttttcgaGTTGTATAATCGTTTCACGTATTATTTGATCCATGGAAAGACACATGTGGCTCTGGGGATTCCGATTGTCGCGCAAGCCGTCGAGAAAATTCGACTTTGTGACTCGCAGCTGACGCCCATGCATGCGGATTTGTGCGTTTTGTGTCTCAGTGCGAAGATTTTCAAGCCGGCAATTGCATTTTTGGATGTCGATATCACGGAAATTGTCACGACAAACGACAAAAGTAACGATGCCAAATCCTTTCTGCTCTATTATTACTACGGCGGCATGATTTACGCCGCTCTGAAGAATTTTACGCAGGCACTGTACTTTTTCGAGGTAGCAATAACGACGCCGGCACTCGCAATGTCGCACATCATGCTGGAGGCGTACAAAAAGTACATTCTCGTGTCGATTATCGAGTTGGGGAAGATGCAACCGGTGCCGAAATCCGCATCGCAGGTCATCAGTCGCTTCATGAGACCACTTTCGCATGCGTATCACGAGTTGGGCACGGCTTATGGCAACGGATCGAGCGAGGAGCTGCGAAATGTCGTGTTGAAACATCGCGACACCTATGAACGCGACAAGAATTTCGGTTTGGTCAAGCAAGTCATTGCCTCGTTGTACAAGAAGAACATCCAACGCTTGACCAAAACTTTTCTCACACTCTCGTTGGCCGACGTTGCGAGTCGTGTTCAGTTAGGATCTCCAGCGGAAGctgaaaaatacatttttaaaatggtaagtcaaaattttctcaaaaaaaaattttttttaccttttttttaaaattttagatcaaatCTGGTGAAATTTACGCGACAATCGACCAACGTGACGGCATGGTGATCTTCAAAGACAGCTCCGAGAAGTACAATACGCCGGAAATGTTCCTGAAAGTGCAGAGTGATGTCGCCAAGGTCATGGAATTGAATAAGCAGTTGTTGAAAATGGAAGAGGAAATTGTTCTCAATCCGGTGTTCGTTAAGAAGGCAGTTGGAACGCAAGACGAGGAGCTGCCACACGTTAAAGGTTACGCGTATCAGTCGATGGAGCAGTAATTTTTTGCAACGCTGTTGCAGTCGTCGTCtgatttaaaatactttttttttgaacaatgatatcagtaataaatgaaaaattcgtaaaataagcaaaatgttttttttttaatttaaaaatttttaagaattttaactatttttttactcaacataagttaatttgatcaaaaattgttaaaataaaaataaaaattgtcaaaaatgtcatttgtctcatgaaaaatttaattttctattttaggtcgatatttacaaaaataaaaaaaaaataatattgagtaCCTTGCAGTTGAGAAaagtataatatttaaaacattttttaagatgtgaaattttttctataaaattaattatttttacaaaaaaaaaaattgaaaaatattgacctgaaatttttttacattttttaataatattcgataattttataaaaatttctaaaaaaaatatttcagggaatttcaaaacatttttaattaaggctgttccaaattttttttctaataggGTTTTTTcaggggggcaaaaaaaatgatttgaaatactttttcatacaaaattacaaaatttttaaatttttttggcatttatcaatattttaattggattttaatagttttgataccttaaattaaaaaattttttaaattatttctttgaaaaaaattttatagaatttatgcagaaaagcaatttttaataaaaaaatttttatattttttgaaaaaattgtaaataaaaatttgaaaaattaaaaaaaaaattataaaaaaaagttgaaattttttgcaaaaaataccgaaaaacggaaatttttaataaaatttttattttttttttatcttgtagcattagacaaaaaatgtaagctaagtttaaaattaagctaaactttcaatttaactataaattgataatatgaataattttttttaaataaaatttattggtaataattttttttattattttgtgaatttttgacagatttagcttagatttttgccaaaaaatcgaaaatttttaattaaaaaaaccaaaaaatctagaatttctttcagaaaaaatcattcaatattaaactaattattgaatactttgaaaaaattttttttactctgaaATCgacaattttagttaaaattcaaaacaaaaaaaaaataactcaccTTCAAAACTCCCTCGTTTCATCTCCAAACTTCTTACCATCATCGCACAACTTCCATCGCAACAACACCAActatgaaaaaaactaaaaatagcaCGTTGACGCGAGCAGCTGAAAGAAGTTGAACTTGATTGTGTCTCAcacttttctcattttaaaataattagatttcCATTCCATGCCACTTCACAAACACTGCAAACCAAATTCTTCTAATCTCCATtcctctacttttttttcgtacttttgCAAATCGAGGTCACTTGATCAAACTAATTAAAACTTCTTCAGAAATTCGACGACTTTCAACAATTCCCTTTAAACACGCACGTGCCCAAAAATAGCATTTCGCTGCAGAAATCAGATCAAATATCGacatttatttcttcttttattgctttttaggTGCACTTCATGACACATTTGcctttttgaaagaaatttctgCGGAACAGCAGGACAGCTGACGAAAGTGTTAATTGCTTTTTCTGGAGACAAAGcgtttccttgaaaaatttctctttggatttttttttgtgaaatttcgcgTCAAATTTCGagccattaaaataaattactggAACCGACATAAAGACactttatttacaaaacacAAGTAATTGTCgttattttcatttgttttacaTCCATTTCGCAGTTTGCGAGAACAAACAACTCTCCCGCACGTTCGCCACacgaaaaacgacgacgacgacaaaaaggTGGCACGCgactttatttatcaaaatttattgttatgtcTCCTTCTTCTGCTTttcgttaaagaaaaaaatatttttacatgttgatgtttttcaatttttttttttaattttcttctttccaaagaaaaagtaaataaaagcaGATTTTTCAGTGTACATTTTGGAAAGAAGAcaacatttatcatttttaatttacttgaaagtgaaaatattttgaaattcttgGCGGATGcagattttttgttcgtttaaaaatttttttggagtgAGCGACGACGCAAAAATGTTAGGTAGGTGATAatgaaatgaacatttttctgttttttaaattttcccgaaaagaaaaataaaattagaaaaaaagttgtctgTTAAATTTGATGCACATGTTGGATAGCTGGATGATTCATGCGTGTTTTGAATGGAATTAACGATGtcggagaaaattattttctttattttttacatttgacacattttttggtcaaattctagtttaaagagaaaaaaaatatcacaaagttGGGATAGTCCATTAATAttgtttcgtaattttttttctaaagccAGGCGTCGTCATCGAAATCACGAAGTCTTTGTTTTCAATACTAATccattcgttaaaaaaaaaaaaattaaaaatctcgaCATCGAAATacgatgataaataatttgaagaacAAGTGAATGTAACATTAACATTGACTaattatccaaaaataaaagcattaaaattccttgagttttaatttcaaaaaataaaaaaagagatctTTAATTAATGGTTTGTCTCTGTTCTTTTTCTGTGAAGAGTACTAATGCGTGCCTTTGACAACGCATGGAGTgttctttgtttgtttttccatCTATCCATCCATCTATCGCAcacactttaaatttttcttgtctaGAAATTGTCGTACTCTACTGTGCCGGTGACACACTACAAGGTTctgttctcaaaaaaaaattttttaaaaaaatgtgcaaattaattttaaaaatgagatCGATCTTGGTCACACTCAAAATTGATGATCATGATGATTGAAATGGGaattaaccgaaaaaaaaaacagaaaaaaagtgcacAGATTGtcactcaaatttttttctggatgACTCAAACAGAAAAGTAATTAACTTcctttccaattatttttttccctaaaaataaatttccttcacCCGTTAATAACCTTCCTTCTTTCCTTTGACGATCATCATTGGGAACGAGTTCTGTAACATGTCGTCGTccatcaaatataattttctattttaataaacaacacACACTGCAGCAAAGGAGGTGAATGCCctgattataattttcaaggtgttacaaaaatatgcatttcatttcacttttttccccGTTCTGTTCTCTTCTTCTTACAAGTTATTAGAAAACAGTTTTTATTTACATGTGATGTGAGTGATCGTTCGACGAGTTGCTTTCCTCTCTCTGCATCTTTTCTACGGAAATGTAtggtatacaaaaaaatttaatttttccacgtAGCATGTTTATGCAGCAGTGCATTTTTCAAACAGATATAtttcagaatttattttaagaggaaATAAACTAAGACTTTTATTACTTGTGCATACCTACGTGTGGCGGACGATGAAAATGTGTGTacatgtttttataaaaaaatatcgtgtAATTATTTACCATACACGGCGGTGTAAATGTACCGGAAATTGGGGTGGTTTTGATTAATGGGACGAATGGTCAAGGGTGAGCTACTTGTCTGTTGAGATTTATTAAAAGTgtcttaaagatatttttatcggatatgaataataaattcaattgcgTAGATTATATTTCACAAGAAAATATTGTCTTTTGTGTTTGAAATCAAATAAGAACAAACTAAGAACtgtttcttgttaaaaaattgttcttgtAAAAATGGTTGATAAATTactaaatgataaatttgagttatttgatatgcaacaattaattttttcacatgatATATACCTAATAGTTTTACTTTTATGATATGAgatccttaaaattttaagactcaACAAATAAGTTTTCGACTGGATCAAACAcagtaaaaaagttaaaggaaTCGTcacaaatttgttttatataaCAATCATACAGCAGAAGACGTGTCCAATACATCCCAACTTTTAAAAGATGTTACTTGTTATCTTTCTTCTTTGTTTAGCAGAgtaaagaaatattattttatcattagatTTGCACCTCAAGAATAGCTCGTTTCAGAAAATAGCATATTGTTGACATATGATCTTCCCTTGCTTTgtgatgttaaaaaatttactcattattttaatgattttccttCCGTACATATTAAACTATCAAAAGGTTATGGGTCTTCGATTATTGGCTAATACAACTGTCGAATTAGTTCAGTATTACAATTTGCAATTGACCAAGAAGGAATTGAAGAAGCAGCAGATTCTTTATCAGAATTATGTTCTGCTCTCATTCTTCATCGTTATTTGGCATTTTATCTGTGGAATTCTCAACATTAATTTCATCTTACTCCCcttattatgaattattttatagttGCTAGTTCGAGTTTCATATAATGTGATATCTTGAAGTTTctaataagaatatttttagccATGGATTTGTTTCcatattttatcttttgacGTTTAGCTCTATTGACTTTCACTATGGATCATCTAAAACTTCTTGCTACATTTCAATGGCTCgatactataaaaaaaattctaaattagtgtaattaatcaaaataacaataaaacaaaagaatacTTACCCTCATTAACGGTCAATGTTCTACCAACTGtttagaaataaaacaaacgaaaataaaaatcatttttttacatattccAAGAACTTCATTGCCACCAGCAGCCAGAATCTCTGCGCGCACTCtatttaaaatctaataatataaaaagtaataacaaagtttttcttcaatttttttttcttttcaatattcaaaCAAGTCagaataaattctaaaaatgtaTTAGGTATTAACAACATCCAGGAGGCAATGATCTTCTACGTTGTcgagcgtcgtcgtcgtcgtggtaATAATCTTgcaacagaagaaaaaaacactaAAGTTAGAAATAAACATTGGATACGACCCCACCAATATTACCGTCATCGTCGTTGTCGAGTATGgcattattattgaaatatttatggaaGCACGATGAGTGTTCGAGGTGTCTttctaaaatacaaaaaaaaactactgcttctttagtgtttttttttgtctttaaagaAACGCACAGTAAACACATCATgagatgaaataaaatgacaatCATGTGGTTTGGTTCTTGTTGGATTTTTGTTGGATCTCGATCTCGACGTTgggtatttaaataaatttatgtctcCATATGTGAGGATATTTTTTGCCCATCACgcgttttttaattcttataagcattataatttttttctggttttATTGCCACTTTAGcagtaaaaaattacagtCTGTTCTATTCAATGAACTTCAGGAAACACGTGTTGTCTTGTAAATTCAAGTTGGTAAATCAAATGCATTTTGTTTATTGTTGCGTGTGTCtccttcttttcttcttctttttttttatttttgatttttcagaaaaatatcatcaacGTTATTTTTAAACACCTAACGCAGACCGTTTTCCTGTTtcaaagaggaaaatttttgtgttttatcgTGACTcaagatttttcatgattcattcaacacgatttttttttctggttaattttgataaattatgaaaCTATTTTACGCTAGAAATCACGGAGACCAATTTAGTGGGAAATTTATGTCGTGTCAGAGTCATTTAGTGGCGCGCTCGTGTGTCTGCGCGTGAGATAATGAGAATTTCATTGTTGTGACACCCACTTTCGATTTACAATGTCACTAAACTCGGATGTGCGAATATTTCGtgatatgatgaaaaatacagtgggattgaaattttcattcaattgatCGTTGAGTCATTGGGTttcatcactttttatttCCGAGAATGagtgtttttcattatttatttttttttttctaaactttctaatatttttttttaatttttaaaagaaaatgtttttttttaattttttttttaataaaaacgtgtaaaatatactaaaatattttaaaaattggttgaaatttaaaattaataaatttattaaagtattaatttttcattttttttctaaatttgacacaaaaactatgaaaaaaattatactttgaaatttttcaaaaattttaattaaaaaaaaacataagaaaattaattttttatccaaaaatcgTCTAAAGCTTcaacaaaagtattttttaaactcttaaaaatcactaaaaattaaaaaaaaactgtttaaaattattaatttaattttctgaggtccaaaatttgtgtgaaaaattaaaatatttgtacaaaaagttattctcaaatattttaatttttttattaaaaaaaaataaaataaattattattatttattaaaaaatattaataattattttcaaaataatgaaaaattttaaacagcaaaaaaaaaatattttatgatttaatttttttttttttatttaaatttaattatttaaaatttttattgtttttttattttaattttttttatttgcacttACCTTAGGCCTCAAAAAGGATCATTTCGGAGCACCGTGACAAGTTTTTGCCCTCCTGGCGATCAAACAACGTGTGAGTCCATTTATCATTGTACGAACATCATTTTCCTCGTTCATCAACATTTTTCCAATTGGACAAAGACCCATGCTTAGTTCATcgcacacacattttttttttgctcaaacacAAATTCTTCATATTTACGTCAAAAAAAGCGAACATTTGTCTCTGCGCGAATGACGAAGATACAAGTTCAAAGAACAGGTGCGACATGGTAGATTgccaaaaaaacatcaaaattctCTTGAACCCGATCAATGAACAGTTTTTTCGGCACATgcgggcaaaaaaaaattcaccacTGACTGatattttcctttgaaattgctttgaaaaagTGACCAACTGACCAACGTGATTAATTTGTTGTATATTTTCTTTGTcattgtaaacaaaaacatttttacacgaaggaaatttttcgcacagtcatcattcattttttcatccatCTGCGAGTCTGTCGCGAGacaaataaaggaaaaattcgcaataaatttcgaaatgaaaaatttatgcgaTTTTCCTGGACAGCGTTGCAACGAATTTGaccatgaaatattttcgccGCACTCGAAATTCTGCGACTAATGAACAACAAATTCGTGATTTATGGTCGTGCACAGCCATGAACCTCCTCTAAAATCCTGCCGTAAATTGGTGCGTTCTTTAAACATCCTCCGGACGAGAAATCTCTACAGCGACGCGATGAATGCCAGTCAAtttcaatgtaaataaataaactcgtCATCTTTTACCTTGTACGGTGTCACATCGCTCGACTTTCATGCATGTGCGAGGAAAATGcatttcatttataaatttatatgacAACGCGATGCCGAGAGACGCGCCATGCCAGAGTGTAATTTTGTAgttgttaataaaaacttccgtttatttttgtctaaggatggcaaaaaaaaattttgtttgcacTTTAATGATTGTTGTGCATGTTCGTTGGTTgtgttgtgaaaaaaaataataaaaattgcagcAGAAGAAGCCGACGAtggaaattattgttttaataaaagttacaaCAGCAAATGATGTTTTGACGAAGATTTTTGCATCACATGTGTGCCGTTTCTATTTTGGATTTCTTTTCTCCTCGGTGATtaatgaagatttttgttGGCGTGTGCGAATCGTTTGACAGGAGAAATGATCATCAAACGCTCTTTGATGCAAGGCGGCGCGCAATGAAAAAggaaagtcgaaaaaaagtgaaaatgagattttttcattttttgaggtaaaaagtaaaagttttggctcattttcacaaaaaatggattaaaTGCTGTCTTCAAGTAggtattcgatttttttttttaaattttattttaaaataatttttccaatgattttttatttaaaaattttctttttgtttccttttattaaaataaaaaattacaaggcagaaaaaaattagttaaatgtcaaaatttttttaaatttactgagactgagtaaaaaaaaatgttacttaatttgtttaaaaaattaaaaaaaaataataaaaattttaaaaaaaataaatttaatttaaaaaaatgattaatttttataattaattaattaaaattaaatttcaaaaataaattttttaattaaaaaaaaattaaaaaaaattaaaaattttaaaaaaaattaatttattaaaaattttaattaaaaaatttaatttcaataaaaaaatgaattttaatgaaaaaaagataatttaataatttttaatatattttatttaatttaattatttaataatttttaatatttaataattttatagttttaattaaaaaaaaataattaaaaaaataaaaaaaataattttaaaaattttaaaaattaaagaaatttacttAGAAAGCGGTTAAATCTTCaagaatttaaagtaaaaattttaagaagcagttatttcatcaaaaatttaatgaaaattgatctttgactcgttaattttttcatttttgataatttttttctatttaaatttttgatgaaaatacaaaaaactaaaaaatctaaagaggATAAGTTTTTTAACCATTCTAGTAATTTTAGGGCATGATGTATTTTGTACTTGttggttttgataaaaaattacctttttttattttatttttttctttaattttttttttaaatctcattttaatttttttttattccaaaaaactcaaattttaatcatatttagtattttttttcaaataaaaattgattaatttaaaaaaaaaattaaaaacttaagatttttgtcaaaattttattaagat
It encodes:
- the LOC134830417 gene encoding HEAT repeat-containing protein 6; translation: MDPFYCLKETLKNFNPQQKQQLHVLLNEVNSSDSCRYMPLIEITAIIRLLTQLQDLDEALYCKSFLLINKLVSQSKPSLTGTVAIDCQNWIFDALVKENGIKFECFKSLTIVLKHSDVVSPKIQTEICEKGSVVLGFLQKCCGNKNLETDSEAQDTLIAVVRTVEIICYKSPELSEAGIDGIEKISSQLMFLLLAVTPSNFGSKYFAFAGSCLNVFNHLLLLRASWIEDSDHLQFILGCFKAFASLDEGVNKPSKVTASTMMMPDDDEPSLLYDATTPAANKKKKRPRVMNKTAKKQQNEAPNTRLTVPTFSMKQSSDSEQSDTESPHIHTRHRLKSNAMNLLLTTCQVTERRKLFGNWYIFFDEAPATSLLSIMKTDPSAKCRSMALQTASVIIFKVRQYLQHAELCDNSPYSFTPYTVSLGISMKYIYSTITEMLETESHITVTTQILKCLCTLIGATTFNSVLLPIIEKFLHSTKELLLHKDLTIKVACLTVVESFLGINGISEASILSVLGIDKARLEHQQENWILETIFSNLIPDQNMPNLTIAASLRIQSLQVLQVAAPFIHFYIPYLPKIAQCILHSLQDPSPDVKLHSARALYGITQHINTHLSSSNDVSDLSENYYAFWNEILSFAVAELQNTDNSSSIRCHICDSFAFLECIYDRLSREKQLFFISFITGTSYDDDYLVKAASIRCLAIMAHFPILNEDVCFIDNTLELTKKMFLESNVQGKIKSSWCLAHISDVLIEATEMEMSPQAIMSLLELCSRNPKENEKVRVNLIRCIGNILRLVTASHVVNSEENTKIIKNCVSMIEVNILSNESMKLKWNSCYAAQNLIKNSEVFNSTNLVNWQEKIFGALFKTILESKNFKVKINAITALRRVEERKSYGLFFLKIWNSLIQVLVETSNLINYSEYKYKDSLEDQVCLSICHLILMLEKEDLVNAALVLHPVSDAIKTIWQNIITKISPEESLDIHSVETHLNSLKNNNLSAEQKLAFNAFEFCFTG
- the LOC134829415 gene encoding COP9 signalosome complex subunit 3 gives rise to the protein MASALEHYVNKVRNLSEGNVRELVDYLNESLELLTRNTNILDNVLETLDIQQHSLGYMYILLAKFADTPAATQALLDTDTVVKLLRNFTNLCNGEQVRSAPNQFFELYNRFTYYLIHGKTHVALGIPIVAQAVEKIRLCDSQLTPMHADLCVLCLSAKIFKPAIAFLDVDITEIVTTNDKSNDAKSFLLYYYYGGMIYAALKNFTQALYFFEVAITTPALAMSHIMLEAYKKYILVSIIELGKMQPVPKSASQVISRFMRPLSHAYHELGTAYGNGSSEELRNVVLKHRDTYERDKNFGLVKQVIASLYKKNIQRLTKTFLTLSLADVASRVQLGSPAEAEKYIFKMIKSGEIYATIDQRDGMVIFKDSSEKYNTPEMFLKVQSDVAKVMELNKQLLKMEEEIVLNPVFVKKAVGTQDEELPHVKGYAYQSMEQ